A window of the Nitrosopumilus ureiphilus genome harbors these coding sequences:
- the aspS gene encoding aspartate--tRNA(Asn) ligase: MVFVKTHDIDELTTQLIGTQVVLGGWVEDFRKLGKMSFITLRDVTGISQVIVKGELNDNLGEINRQSVVSIKGIVQETKARDFAFEIKADEIEVLAKAVHPLPVDPIGRVESNIDTRLNHRALDMRNQKTASIFKLRHHVLQSLRKTLTEKKFIEITTPKIIGSASEGGANLFSLDYFGKTAYLAQSPQLYKEQMTMGLERVFEISNFYRAENSHTGRHLSEFTSIDIEAAFMDYNDVMDVLESLVMKVYKYTSENCKKEQEMIGHTIEVPKSPFERITYSQCVEELQKAGEKIEFGDDLLDSHLRIIGDNHPGFFFLTDWPMKLKPFYIREKDEDATLSRSFDLQFGYLELSSGGTRLHNPEMLKARLKEQGLDPMQFQDHLKTFDWGMPPHSGWGMGLDRLMTTLIGIDNVREVVLYPRDPDRLSP; the protein is encoded by the coding sequence ATGGTTTTTGTAAAAACTCACGATATTGATGAATTAACTACTCAGTTGATTGGAACACAAGTAGTTCTTGGTGGATGGGTAGAAGATTTTAGAAAGCTAGGTAAAATGTCATTTATCACGTTACGTGATGTTACAGGGATTTCGCAAGTAATTGTAAAAGGAGAATTAAATGATAATCTAGGAGAGATCAATCGTCAGAGCGTTGTTTCTATAAAAGGGATTGTACAAGAGACTAAAGCTCGAGACTTTGCATTTGAAATTAAAGCAGATGAAATTGAAGTGCTAGCCAAGGCAGTTCACCCATTACCAGTCGATCCTATTGGTAGAGTTGAAAGTAACATCGATACCAGATTAAATCATCGCGCACTAGATATGCGAAATCAAAAAACAGCTTCGATTTTCAAGCTTCGACATCATGTTTTGCAATCACTTCGAAAAACACTGACTGAAAAAAAATTCATAGAGATTACAACTCCCAAAATTATCGGTAGTGCAAGTGAAGGTGGTGCCAATTTATTTTCTCTAGATTATTTTGGAAAGACTGCATATTTAGCCCAGAGTCCACAATTGTACAAAGAGCAAATGACCATGGGGTTAGAACGAGTATTTGAGATTTCAAATTTTTATCGTGCAGAAAACTCTCACACAGGCAGACATCTTTCAGAATTTACCAGCATAGACATCGAGGCAGCATTTATGGATTACAATGACGTCATGGATGTCTTAGAATCACTAGTGATGAAAGTCTACAAGTACACTTCAGAAAATTGTAAAAAAGAACAAGAGATGATTGGCCATACAATCGAAGTTCCAAAATCACCATTTGAGAGAATCACATATTCTCAATGTGTCGAAGAATTACAAAAAGCAGGAGAAAAAATAGAGTTCGGAGATGATTTGCTTGATTCTCATCTTAGAATAATTGGGGATAATCACCCAGGATTTTTCTTCTTGACTGACTGGCCAATGAAACTAAAACCATTTTACATTAGAGAAAAAGACGAAGATGCCACATTATCACGCTCATTTGACTTGCAATTCGGATATCTAGAATTGTCTTCTGGAGGAACCAGATTGCACAATCCTGAGATGTTAAAGGCAAGACTCAAAGAACAAGGATTAGATCCTATGCAATTCCAAGACCATCTAAAAACATTTGATTGGGGAATGCCACCACATTCTGGTTGGGGCATGGGATTAGACAGACTGATGACTACATTAATTGGAATTGACAATGTTCGTGAAGTTGTTTTGTATCCAAGGGATCCGGATAGACTAAGCCCGTGA
- a CDS encoding isocitrate/isopropylmalate dehydrogenase family protein, whose translation MYKISLITGDGIGPELSESAVSVLNAINDKLDLKFEITKLSAGDRSLAETGKALPDETINAIKQSDACMKAPVGESAADVIVVLRRMLDLYANVRPAKSYPHMPALRDDIDMVIVRENTEDLYTGKEFSFGNSAVALRIISEDASKRIAKYAFETATQRNSMKKVTCVHKSNVMRITDGLFAKACADISKDYPDISFEEMYVDACAMNLIRQPEKFDVIVTTNLFGDILSDESSQVVGGLGMAPAANIGDDFALFEPVHGAAFDIAGKNIANPSSFLLSIKMMLDWLGNKHNDSKCIEVGEKLESTIFNLVKSGVKTKDIGGNMSTSEFTKQITDNLKL comes from the coding sequence ATGTACAAAATATCGTTAATTACCGGTGATGGAATTGGTCCTGAATTATCCGAATCTGCAGTATCTGTATTAAATGCAATTAACGATAAACTTGATTTAAAATTTGAAATAACAAAATTATCTGCTGGAGACAGGTCCCTGGCAGAAACTGGCAAGGCATTACCTGATGAGACAATTAATGCCATTAAACAATCTGATGCATGTATGAAAGCACCTGTTGGTGAGAGTGCCGCAGACGTGATTGTTGTGTTGAGACGAATGCTTGATCTTTATGCAAATGTAAGGCCTGCAAAATCATACCCTCACATGCCTGCATTACGTGATGATATTGATATGGTAATTGTTCGAGAAAATACTGAGGATCTTTATACTGGAAAAGAGTTCAGCTTTGGAAACTCTGCAGTTGCGTTGAGAATAATTTCAGAGGATGCATCAAAAAGAATTGCAAAATATGCATTTGAAACGGCAACCCAAAGAAATTCTATGAAAAAAGTAACATGTGTTCACAAATCAAATGTTATGCGAATTACTGATGGATTATTTGCAAAAGCATGTGCTGACATCTCAAAAGATTATCCTGATATTTCATTTGAAGAAATGTATGTTGATGCATGCGCTATGAATTTGATTCGTCAACCAGAAAAATTCGATGTTATAGTCACTACTAATTTATTTGGAGATATTCTCTCTGATGAGTCATCTCAGGTTGTTGGAGGGTTGGGAATGGCACCCGCTGCAAACATTGGTGATGACTTTGCATTGTTTGAACCTGTCCATGGGGCTGCATTTGACATTGCAGGAAAAAACATTGCAAATCCTTCTTCATTTTTGTTATCAATTAAGATGATGTTGGATTGGTTAGGCAACAAACACAACGATTCAAAATGCATTGAAGTTGGTGAAAAATTAGAGTCGACAATTTTTAATTTGGTAAAATCTGGTGTTAAAACTAAAGACATTGGTGGAAATATGTCTACTTCTGAATTCACTAAACAAATAACAGACAATCTAAAACTGTAA
- a CDS encoding 2-isopropylmalate synthase — protein sequence MNVRIFDTTLRDGEQTIGVSLSPDQKLAIAKKLDELGVDAIEAGFPVISEGELKAVKMITSEGLSCEIAGLTRTMTKDIDAAVDAGLNYIHTFIATSDIHLEHKLKMTRDQALEKAIEAVEYGKSRGLQVEFSAEDASRTEREFLKKVFGDVAKAGADRVNIPDTVGYSTPEYMAEITRDAVEATKLPVSVHCHNDFGLAVANSLAGIHAGASCAHVTINGIGERAGNASLEELSMALKCLPYDQKYKTNIKSELIYDTSRFISKTVGIMVQPNKAIVGANAFGHESGIHTHGVLSNPLTYEPISPELVGRKRWLQVGKHAGIHGMNAMLAEYGVKPTEAQSKQILEKVKVLGDQGKQVTDVELLSIASDVLGEKELKRIVQLTGFSVSTGIGTMPYAFVKLNVDGQDHIGTDYGVGPVDAALNAIQKITGKISEIRIKDYGLASISGGSSALCEVTVRVEDALGNKVSAKSVGEDIVTTSVKAVIDAINRIMLKKMFQEKQVN from the coding sequence ATGAACGTTAGAATATTTGATACAACATTAAGGGATGGAGAACAAACCATTGGTGTATCATTATCCCCGGATCAAAAATTAGCAATTGCTAAAAAACTTGATGAGCTTGGCGTTGATGCAATTGAAGCTGGTTTTCCAGTAATTTCCGAAGGTGAATTAAAAGCCGTAAAGATGATTACTAGTGAAGGATTATCTTGCGAGATTGCAGGATTGACAAGAACCATGACAAAAGATATTGATGCTGCAGTTGATGCTGGATTAAATTACATTCATACCTTCATTGCAACGTCAGACATTCACTTGGAGCACAAGCTCAAAATGACTCGAGATCAAGCACTTGAAAAAGCAATTGAAGCCGTAGAGTATGGAAAATCACGCGGTCTTCAAGTAGAGTTTTCAGCTGAGGATGCTTCAAGAACAGAAAGAGAGTTTTTGAAAAAAGTATTTGGTGACGTGGCAAAAGCAGGAGCTGATAGAGTTAACATTCCTGATACTGTAGGATATTCTACTCCTGAATACATGGCAGAAATAACTAGGGATGCAGTAGAAGCTACAAAACTTCCAGTAAGTGTTCACTGTCATAATGATTTTGGATTAGCAGTTGCAAACTCATTAGCTGGAATTCATGCAGGGGCATCATGTGCACATGTTACAATAAATGGTATTGGTGAACGTGCAGGAAATGCATCCTTAGAAGAGCTTTCCATGGCCTTGAAATGTTTGCCCTATGATCAAAAATACAAAACTAACATCAAATCTGAATTAATTTATGATACGTCGCGATTTATCTCAAAGACTGTTGGTATTATGGTCCAGCCAAACAAGGCAATTGTTGGCGCTAACGCATTTGGTCATGAATCAGGCATCCACACACATGGCGTCTTGAGCAATCCTCTCACATACGAGCCAATCAGTCCTGAATTAGTTGGAAGAAAAAGATGGCTCCAAGTTGGAAAACATGCAGGCATTCATGGAATGAATGCAATGCTTGCAGAATATGGAGTAAAACCAACTGAGGCGCAATCAAAACAAATCTTAGAGAAAGTCAAAGTGTTAGGTGATCAAGGAAAACAAGTTACTGATGTAGAGTTGCTTTCCATTGCAAGTGATGTCTTGGGAGAAAAAGAACTCAAAAGAATTGTTCAATTAACTGGATTCTCAGTATCAACAGGTATTGGAACAATGCCTTATGCATTTGTAAAATTAAATGTTGATGGCCAAGATCATATTGGAACTGATTACGGGGTAGGTCCAGTAGATGCTGCACTTAATGCAATTCAAAAGATTACTGGAAAGATCTCAGAGATTAGAATCAAAGATTATGGGTTAGCTTCTATTTCAGGTGGTTCTTCTGCATTGTGTGAAGTTACAGTAAGGGTCGAAGATGCATTGGGAAATAAGGTGTCTGCAAAATCAGTTGGCGAAGACATTGTAACTACTTCAGTTAAAGCAGTAATTGATGCCATCAATAGAATCATGCTCAAAAAGATGTTTCAAGAAAAACAAGTCAACTAA
- the ilvN gene encoding acetolactate synthase small subunit — protein sequence MWAILSILVENKPGILFKVTHLFRSRNFNIDSISVGVTENPEYSKMTITTYGDEKQVEQIVKQLDKMIDTVKVEHLDEHKTVYRELSLFKIKLSNANDSMEINKLANAYGGKVHDVKKDSIMVELTATPDQIQAFEELAKPFGIIDVARTGVAALQRSGA from the coding sequence ATGTGGGCAATTCTTTCTATTTTAGTTGAAAACAAACCTGGAATCTTGTTTAAGGTAACTCATCTTTTCAGATCCAGAAATTTCAATATTGACAGTATTTCTGTGGGGGTGACTGAGAATCCTGAATACTCAAAAATGACTATTACCACATACGGTGATGAAAAACAAGTAGAACAAATCGTAAAGCAACTCGACAAGATGATTGATACTGTCAAAGTTGAACACTTAGATGAGCACAAAACAGTGTATCGAGAACTTAGTCTTTTTAAGATTAAACTCAGTAATGCTAATGATAGTATGGAAATTAACAAATTAGCAAATGCGTATGGCGGCAAAGTTCATGATGTAAAAAAGGATTCAATTATGGTTGAATTAACTGCCACCCCTGATCAAATTCAGGCATTTGAGGAATTAGCAAAACCATTTGGTATTATTGATGTGGCACGAACTGGAGTTGCTGCTTTACAAAGGAGCGGGGCATGA
- the ilvB gene encoding biosynthetic-type acetolactate synthase large subunit: MESMTGAKALMTAMEKEGVKQVFGLPGGANLPMYDEFARCDIRHILVRHEQSAAHMADGFGRVSRKPGVCFATSGPGATNILTGIATAQADSAPMIAVTGQVPVAMIGRDAFQESDIIGMANPVVKYAFQPRTAAEVPEAVKKGFFIAETGRPGPVLLDIPKDVQTNKAEMIFPDEFKIQGYHPWADPDIANVEKAIDMLLHSEKPIILAGGGTIISSAFAELQAIAEALMLPVVTTFKGKGSFPENHPLSLGPIGMHGHAEANKMMAEADCVLAIGTRFSDRSVGTFEAFEKRLKIIHMDVDPAEIGKNQTAQIAVVGDVRASLRIMVKLLLQRAIKKTDETPWIKHVKETKAYWKENLKLHPGEMGAAKILRKLRELLPKESVVTTEVGQHQMWASLFYDVIQPGTFFSSTGLGTMGWGFPAAIGAKVAKPDVPVVDIAGDGSFSMTENSLATAVLEDIPVIVFLLNNSTLGMVAQWQRTFYDRRMNGVDQGHCPDYVKLAESYGAQGIRAQSMDELDRAIKTALSSDVATVIDIPIDPEEDVLPFVAPGTSLSDMILPS, translated from the coding sequence ATGGAAAGTATGACTGGTGCCAAAGCCTTGATGACGGCTATGGAAAAAGAAGGCGTAAAACAAGTGTTTGGACTACCCGGAGGCGCAAACCTTCCGATGTATGATGAATTTGCCAGATGTGATATTAGACATATCTTGGTAAGACATGAACAATCAGCAGCTCATATGGCTGATGGATTTGGTAGAGTTAGTAGAAAACCTGGAGTTTGTTTTGCAACCTCTGGACCTGGAGCTACCAACATATTGACTGGAATTGCAACAGCTCAGGCAGATTCTGCACCAATGATTGCAGTCACTGGACAAGTTCCTGTTGCAATGATTGGACGAGATGCATTTCAAGAAAGCGATATAATTGGAATGGCAAACCCTGTTGTAAAATATGCATTCCAACCAAGAACAGCTGCTGAAGTTCCAGAAGCTGTAAAAAAAGGATTTTTCATTGCAGAAACTGGAAGACCAGGACCTGTATTGCTTGACATCCCAAAAGATGTTCAAACAAACAAAGCAGAGATGATATTTCCTGACGAATTTAAAATTCAAGGATATCATCCTTGGGCTGATCCTGATATTGCTAATGTTGAAAAAGCAATTGATATGCTACTTCATTCAGAAAAACCAATTATCTTAGCTGGTGGTGGAACAATTATTTCATCTGCTTTTGCTGAATTACAAGCAATTGCTGAAGCCCTAATGCTTCCTGTAGTTACAACTTTCAAAGGCAAGGGTTCGTTTCCTGAAAACCATCCTTTATCATTAGGTCCAATTGGAATGCATGGTCATGCAGAGGCAAACAAAATGATGGCAGAAGCTGACTGTGTATTGGCAATTGGAACAAGATTTTCTGATAGATCTGTGGGCACCTTTGAGGCATTTGAAAAGAGATTAAAGATTATTCATATGGATGTTGATCCTGCAGAAATTGGAAAGAACCAGACTGCACAAATTGCTGTTGTTGGAGATGTTCGAGCATCACTTAGAATCATGGTGAAATTACTTTTACAGAGAGCTATCAAAAAAACAGACGAGACTCCTTGGATCAAGCATGTTAAAGAGACTAAAGCATACTGGAAGGAAAACTTGAAACTCCATCCAGGTGAAATGGGCGCTGCTAAAATTTTACGTAAACTCCGTGAATTATTGCCAAAAGAGTCTGTTGTTACTACTGAAGTAGGACAACATCAAATGTGGGCATCATTATTCTATGATGTAATCCAACCTGGAACTTTCTTTAGCTCTACTGGTCTTGGTACCATGGGTTGGGGATTTCCTGCAGCTATTGGGGCCAAAGTCGCAAAGCCTGATGTCCCTGTAGTGGACATTGCAGGTGATGGTAGTTTCAGTATGACTGAAAATTCTCTTGCAACTGCTGTGTTAGAAGACATCCCTGTAATTGTATTTCTTTTGAACAACTCTACATTAGGAATGGTTGCTCAATGGCAGAGAACTTTCTATGATAGAAGAATGAATGGAGTTGACCAAGGTCATTGTCCTGATTATGTTAAATTAGCAGAATCTTATGGTGCACAAGGAATACGAGCACAATCCATGGATGAACTTGACCGAGCAATCAAAACTGCACTAAGCAGTGATGTTGCAACAGTCATTGACATTCCAATTGATCCTGAGGAAGACGTATTGCCATTTGTAGCGCCTGGAACTTCGCTTTCGGATATGATTTTACCATCATAG